The segment tgtatctgatttttctctttctcgttttatacaattcgattcaattgtatattccttgtcaagtctattttgtctttctctctttctcattttatacaaattcaaattgtatataatcgtactatacacttataataatacaatttgtttttatacagttctctgcccaagtgtctttctttttcttgttttatacacttcgttttatacaatttgcttcaactgtatatgtatagcgaattatatagtttctatgtttgctatggagcgcaattatgcaaactttgctatagcatacaaatatgaattttttatttgctatatgtgaaagttgcccttatATTTATACCACTTTTTATTTAAAGTCCTTGAGttagattttaattttctacttttatttctgGCTATCTCATAATATCTTGGTTATTCTGCAACGTAAAATTGTTTGCTTTTGAGCAAGATGCAACTTGCGAACTCATTGACATGATTCATTCAATTTGTCAACCTTAtttctaagtgatttttttattaatttatttttgtgttaaaTCTTAATTGTTAAACCAATATCGATCAATAAAAAACCTAACTAGAATTAAATCTTAACTGTTAAACCGATAACTCGTATCCcagatgaaaaaaaatatggccAGGATTTACAAAACTTTGTGGATTAATTAAGCAAAGTTAAATTTGTAAATAAAAAGCATAATTATCCATTAAGGAAGAGATTTCCATCAATATCCTTCAGAgatactattttatttaattctgGAATTAATCTTTTGAACAAATTTCTCACATATGATCCAAATAAAAGGATTCCTGCTGAAGCTGCtttgaataatattatatattgatcgATAAATTCAGCTTATCATCGAGGATATGATGTAAAAATATGAGGGTGTACTGGATAATTATACATGAATTATGATAGTAGGTCAATAGGTGATAGTAGTACGTTGTATTGTTGTTAGTTCTTCAATTTCTATTACTATTTGTTGGTTATTGGATGTTCCtcgattattttattatattattttgttgtagtttATTTTCTGTTACtatctcttttattatttatctgTTAAATTCTCCCctcaaaattagaaaaaaaattccctcataaattattgaaaaaattgataGGTATACATCCGAGTCTCGAGCCTAAtgggtaaaaaaaatattgacaaaaatttcaaaaggataaacgaaaaaacttttaaattaaaatggtAAAATCGCTGGTGATGTAGCGATTTAGGTGGTGCCGTTAAGGTAAATCTCTGCAGCAGCGattatacttttaattttaacaaatcGTCGCTGCCAAGGCATCGATTTGgtaaataattctttaaaaaaaaattataaatcgctGCATGTGTAGcgattttacttaaaaaaaatttattattatttttgaagtaaatcgctgccttggcagcgattttactttattttttttttaaattttgaaggaaATCACTGCCATGGCAGTGAtttcacttaattttattttgtttaaattttgaagtAATTAACACGTTAAagttgtataaaaaaaattcacatgcATGCTAATATTTATGTCTGGATGTGAAATGTGAATTTGGAAGTTTGacaatgtgaatttttttggctaattataatttatttgcgacaagaaattaaaaagaaaagaaattaaataggTGAAATCGCTGCCCAAGGCAGCGATTTGCttcaaaaattgtttttttttaaaaaaaaaattaagtaaaatcgctgctaaggcagcgatttacttcaaaattaaaaaaaaagtaaaatcgctgcacaGGCAgtgatttacaatttttttaaaaaaaaatcatttacaattaataaaaaattaaaaaaaaataaattttacaaatcgctgctactgcagcgattttCCTTAACGCCATCCACCTAAGTCGCTACATCACCAACGATTTTAccgttttaattttaaaaaaatttcatatacccttagaatttttttaaatatttttttttttggcttgaGACTCGTATATATCCTCTGCATTTGCCTCTTGAACTCAAGTTACAAATTGAGTTTCCTCAACTTACAAAAAgctatacataaaaaaatatatatataacacaagaaaaaaagaatttcacatttcacaatataataaaatcccataacttgatttatttttttttttgcaaccATAGTATATTataggcaaaaaaaaaaacttttaataaaagaataCAAAGAATCACTATATATAAACTTCCATTCTATGTTATGTAAACTTACAATCAGGTACTCAGTGAAATAGTCGACATGTCCAATAACTTGAATTGGATAATATGTGTAGAAGCTGATCTGAACACCACGTACGTACGATTAATTCCTTGCTTGGACCATAGGAGAAGACATAGGTGAATGAGGAGAGTTCATAAAATCATCCAATCTCCTAAATGACAAACTAATTTCAAGTTTGCTCCTTGTTCTACAATATTGTTTCTTTGTTGCAACTTCAACTCCCTTGTTTGGTTGTAAATAGACAAAATGTCTAATTCTTCTCAATGCAATTTTCATTGTAGCATCATCCATATTAGCAAAACAAACCCTAAACCAACCTGGCTCTGAGCAATGAAATGAACAACCAGGTGAAACATTAAGTTTCACTTTATCAATAATTATATGCCAAAGtttcaattcatcatcaaatgTTGAATTCTCAAGAAACCTTCTTAAATCCATCCAAATAAATAATCCAGCATTACTCTTCAATGTTGTAATTCCAACTTGCCCTAATCCTTTAGTAAACAAACCATGTCTTTGTAACAATCTCATCGAGCTCTTCGCGATGAAATTTTCAACAAAGATAGTGTCTAGTAACATTGAAGCAATCAATCTTTGTGTTTGTGTTGAAACAAGTCCAAAACTTGACATCTTACGCGCAATATTGACAACAACATCATTGTACGAGTAAATAATCCCAACCCTAAATCCAGGAAACCCTAGATCTTTCGATAGACTATACACAATGTGTACTAAATCATCGTTGCATCCAACAACTTCACTCTTGACTTCTGAGATACTGATGAATGAAGGTTGACTAAACGCGGTTGCTGCATAGATTTCATCACATACTAGATGTATGTTTTTTTCATTGATGAATCTTAATATGTCTTTTAATGTTTCCTTGTCCAAAATTGTACCTAATGGATTTGATGGATTGTTTATAAGTAATCCTTTTACTTTGATATTTGATTCTTGAGCTTTACTATATGCTTCTTCTAAGGCTTCTTTTGTTACCTTGAAATTGTTACAACTCTCACAAACAACAGGAAAAAGTTGTACTCCTGTTCTCCATCTCAAATCTCTATCAAATCTGCAATATAACGCAATAATTAGTTATGAACTTTATCGTTAAATAGTACTCGATTTGTTATTAAATAAGATTAACAGTTGATTTTTGTTGTTTAGCGACAGAAATTGTACATTGATAAGAAaatatagtgtaattttttcttttatgttacctaaaaattatatatttgttgtaAATCCATATTCTAACTTGACTATTCATTGATTTTgactttgaaaaattaaatgaataagtcaACTTTCTCTAGATAATCTTGAGttttttatcttgtttttttttttttatgtcatcTTTGATTATTATGGCTGCTATTTGgaacaaataataattaattcattatgGTCCAATCTAATAAAAAGTTGGTATGATATGATATGTCATTTATGGCCACAAACTTATTGAGATTATCACTGCTTCTTGTCGTTTTTATTGCAAGtagttgtatatatatgtccacaccaataattaaaataatttaaatagtaCCAATATAGAAAACTAAagtttaatttaaagaaaaggatcttatcattataaattattattttttatctaggGCAATCTTTTGCGTAATCTGATCGTATAGTAGTATAGTTTAACTTGTTATAGCAGATGATACATGTTGTTTGTGTTATTTTATCAGGTTATTATTTGAACGGTTatattttatcgaaaaaaatattatttatttatattatatataaaaaaaaggtgaaTTCTTACCCTGGATAATATGGTGTAGGAACTAGAAATGCATCACCAGGATCAGCCAAACAAAATGCCAAACTTTCATGAGCTCCTGTTGCTCCTCCACTCATAACTATTCTTTCTGGATCAAATGTCACTCTATCTCCTCTCACTTTCTCCATGAATCTTGCAACTGCCTGCACAATTCCCAAGAAAAAAAACGCGGATTCAGAGTTTTAACGTTTATTGATTTTGACGATTCGTTACTAGGTGTACAATTTATTACATGTATGTATTTAGTTGattggtcaacacatatatttaaactaaaattacTTTCAGAATTTAacgtttatttattttgacgATTCATTACTAGGTGTACGACTTATTATAGGTATGTATTTAGTTGATTGGtcaatacatatatttaaactaaaattacTGAATTCTGTCGAAGTGATATAtaatatcacatatatatatatatatatatatacctttctAAATTCTGGCAAGCCATGATAGTCTTGGAAAATAGCAGTATCTTGAAAATCTTGAACTCCTTCATATGTACAAATTGAGGCTTTTGGGTTGTTGACTATCCATTCttgaattaaatcaaaacaaagctgtaaaaaaaagaaaataaaaaaacacaaatagtaagatttaaatttgatgatttcaatCTCGTAAATTTTCTTAGCCTAAAACacgttatatattttattagtgtATATTTGAAATACTGAATTCAGTTGAAcccataaaaacaaaaaaaaagctACATCTTCCTTCAAAGGGACTATTTTTAGTTATGTTCTAAATTTTGATGAACAGAATCAACTGGTATCAGATGTATGCAAACTAATATGAACAACTGTTATCGAGAGAAGTGAATAGAGAGGCTCTaggtacattttttttatttgtctaagTCTTACTAGATAAAATTATCGTTATATTAAAATCagatatacaataaaaataattgaggtGCAT is part of the Solanum pennellii chromosome 8, SPENNV200 genome and harbors:
- the LOC107027321 gene encoding 1-aminocyclopropane-1-carboxylate synthase-like — its product is MGLISKIATNDGHGENSAYFDGWKAYENDPFHPTQNPNGVIQMGLAENQLCFDLIQEWIVNNPKASICTYEGVQDFQDTAIFQDYHGLPEFRKAVARFMEKVRGDRVTFDPERIVMSGGATGAHESLAFCLADPGDAFLVPTPYYPGFDRDLRWRTGVQLFPVVCESCNNFKVTKEALEEAYSKAQESNIKVKGLLINNPSNPLGTILDKETLKDILRFINEKNIHLVCDEIYAATAFSQPSFISISEVKSEVVGCNDDLVHIVYSLSKDLGFPGFRVGIIYSYNDVVVNIARKMSSFGLVSTQTQRLIASMLLDTIFVENFIAKSSMRLLQRHGLFTKGLGQVGITTLKSNAGLFIWMDLRRFLENSTFDDELKLWHIIIDKVKLNVSPGCSFHCSEPGWFRVCFANMDDATMKIALRRIRHFVYLQPNKGVEVATKKQYCRTRSKLEISLSFRRLDDFMNSPHSPMSSPMVQARN